From a single Georhizobium profundi genomic region:
- the ectA gene encoding diaminobutyrate acetyltransferase yields MTHQTIELSGHRKRPVDGVSFRKPKKSDGADVWRLIAGTGKLDENSMYCNLLQCDHFADTCIIAELNGEIVGWISGYIQPDASKTFFVWQVAVSEKARGRGIAKRMLAELMRRKECAEIERVQTTITKDNDASWALFRSFAKQSGAELQDRPYFREDEHFDGEHDTEHMVTITFEDSVRIAFAA; encoded by the coding sequence ATGACACATCAGACGATCGAACTTTCGGGGCACCGCAAGCGGCCGGTTGACGGCGTCAGCTTTCGCAAGCCGAAAAAGAGCGATGGCGCCGACGTTTGGCGACTGATCGCGGGCACCGGTAAGCTTGATGAGAACTCCATGTACTGCAATCTCCTGCAGTGCGACCATTTCGCGGACACCTGCATCATTGCGGAACTGAACGGCGAAATCGTCGGCTGGATTTCGGGTTATATCCAACCTGATGCGTCGAAAACATTCTTCGTCTGGCAGGTTGCGGTATCGGAAAAGGCCCGGGGGCGGGGGATTGCCAAGCGCATGCTGGCCGAACTGATGCGCCGCAAGGAATGCGCCGAGATCGAGCGCGTGCAGACGACGATTACCAAGGACAATGACGCAAGCTGGGCGCTGTTCCGCTCGTTTGCCAAGCAGTCAGGCGCCGAGCTTCAGGATCGGCCATACTTTCGCGAAGACGAGCATTTCGACGGCGAACACGACACCGAGCATATGGTGACGATCACCTTCGAAGACAGCGTACGCATCGCTTTCGCTGCCTGA
- the ectB gene encoding diaminobutyrate--2-oxoglutarate transaminase — protein sequence MTTMTMTDKTIFERRESEARSYCRSFPNVFSSARNAVLRDESGRDYIDFLAGCSSLNYGHNDPDMKAALVDYITSDGVTHGLDMHTSSKSAFLKAFEEIILEPRGLDYKVQFTGPTGANAVEAAMKLARKVTGRTNIISFTNGFHGVTMGALAATGNGYHRGGASAPLSNVQRVPFDAYHGDEIDTAQMLEKMLDDPSSGIDTPAAIMLETVQGEGGLNAASAEWVKRIEEIARAHGALLIIDDIQAGCGRTGAFFSFEEMGVSPDIVTMAKSFSGFGLPFAAVLIKPEHDIWGPAEHNGTFRGNNHAFVTARVALEKFWKDGAFQQEVQAKGDYLKQRLEAIADMVPGARLKGRGMMRGVDVGTGEVAGEICKRCFQQGLIIETSGAHDEVVKILAPLTIEQDLLAKGLDILEAAVAEKFSAHKMAAE from the coding sequence ATGACGACTATGACCATGACCGATAAAACCATTTTTGAACGTCGCGAATCCGAAGCGCGCAGCTACTGCCGCAGCTTCCCGAACGTCTTTTCATCGGCCCGCAACGCGGTGCTGCGCGACGAGAGTGGCCGCGACTACATCGACTTTCTCGCCGGCTGCTCCTCGCTGAATTACGGCCACAACGATCCTGACATGAAGGCCGCGCTGGTCGATTACATTACGAGCGATGGCGTGACTCATGGCCTCGACATGCACACGTCTTCGAAGTCGGCTTTCCTGAAAGCCTTTGAAGAGATCATTCTCGAACCGCGTGGCCTCGACTACAAGGTGCAGTTCACGGGCCCTACTGGTGCTAATGCCGTTGAGGCAGCCATGAAGCTTGCCCGCAAGGTGACCGGCCGCACGAACATCATCTCCTTTACCAATGGCTTCCACGGCGTGACGATGGGTGCGCTGGCTGCCACTGGCAACGGCTATCACCGCGGCGGTGCCTCGGCACCGCTCTCGAACGTGCAGCGCGTGCCATTCGATGCCTATCATGGCGACGAGATCGACACGGCGCAGATGCTGGAAAAGATGCTCGACGATCCGTCCAGCGGCATCGATACACCCGCCGCGATCATGCTCGAGACCGTTCAGGGCGAGGGTGGCCTCAACGCCGCTTCGGCTGAGTGGGTGAAGCGCATCGAAGAAATTGCTCGCGCGCATGGCGCGTTGCTGATCATCGACGACATCCAGGCCGGTTGCGGCCGGACAGGTGCGTTCTTCTCGTTCGAGGAAATGGGTGTGTCGCCCGACATCGTCACCATGGCGAAATCGTTTTCCGGGTTTGGATTGCCGTTTGCGGCCGTACTGATCAAGCCGGAGCACGATATCTGGGGCCCGGCCGAGCACAACGGCACGTTCCGCGGCAACAACCATGCCTTCGTCACGGCACGTGTCGCTCTGGAGAAGTTCTGGAAGGACGGTGCTTTCCAGCAGGAAGTCCAAGCAAAGGGTGACTATCTGAAGCAGCGCCTGGAAGCCATCGCCGACATGGTACCGGGTGCCCGCCTCAAGGGGCGCGGCATGATGCGTGGCGTCGATGTGGGAACGGGCGAAGTTGCCGGAGAGATCTGCAAGCGCTGTTTCCAGCAGGGTCTCATCATCGAAACGTCGGGTGCGCATGACGAGGTCGTCAAGATCCTCGCGCCACTGACGATCGAACAGGACCTGCTGGCAAAGGGTCTCGACATCTTGGAAGCTGCGGTTGCCGAAAAGTTTTCGGCGCACAAGATGGCGGCTGAATAG
- a CDS encoding ectoine synthase, with amino-acid sequence MIVRDLHTAKNTERRVDSEGWNSVRLLLAGDNMGFSFHITTIYAGGELQFHYKNHFESVYCISGEGSIEDLATGEVHEIRPGVMYALNEHDKHILRGKTEMVMACVFNPPVTGNEVHRADGSYASADEHQQAAAG; translated from the coding sequence ATGATCGTCAGAGATCTGCACACTGCAAAGAACACCGAGCGCCGCGTGGATTCAGAGGGCTGGAATTCGGTTCGCCTTCTGCTTGCCGGCGACAATATGGGCTTCAGCTTCCACATCACCACGATCTACGCGGGCGGTGAGCTGCAGTTTCATTACAAGAACCATTTCGAGAGCGTCTATTGCATCTCGGGCGAGGGCTCCATCGAGGACCTTGCAACGGGCGAGGTGCACGAGATTCGCCCCGGCGTCATGTACGCGCTCAATGAGCACGACAAGCACATCCTGCGCGGCAAGACCGAAATGGTCATGGCTTGCGTGTTCAATCCGCCGGTGACGGGGAACGAGGTTCACAGGGCGGATGGTTCCTATGCGAGCGCCGACGAGCACCAGCAGGCGGCCGCGGGCTGA
- a CDS encoding aspartate kinase produces MSMTDSMNETRGVHTVEKIGGTSISRSRELIDSIWIGDREGSDLYNRVFVVSAYAGMTNALLEHKKTDEPGVYALFSNADNDHGWMDQLNRVGIMMREKNAEILSDAGDRKVADDFVRERIEGARTCLFDLQRLCSYGHFRLEEHMMTTRELLSGLGEAHSAFTTVLLLRRHGVNARFVDLTGWRDESHPDLNVRIETAFADIDLAQELPIATGYAQCREGLMREFDRGYSEVTFARIAALTKAREAVIHKEFHLSSADPKLVGVDAVKKIGRTNYDVADQLSNMGMEAIHPKAAKTLRQAGIPLRVANAFEPHDPGTLIDAEPASEPRVEIITGLPVISLELFEQDMVGVKGYDAAILDALKRHRVWIVSKTSNANTITHYLEGSLKSIRRVEHDLAALYPSAEIKVRKVAIVSAIGRELRGLDVMLNSLIALKDAGIEPLGAHETGRGVDVQIVVAQEAMDVAVKSLHRTLVEGEAAVELKAAA; encoded by the coding sequence ATGAGTATGACCGACAGCATGAACGAGACGCGCGGTGTCCACACGGTCGAGAAGATCGGTGGCACGTCGATCAGCCGCTCGCGCGAACTCATCGACAGCATCTGGATCGGAGATCGCGAGGGCAGCGACCTCTACAACCGCGTCTTCGTGGTTTCGGCCTATGCCGGCATGACCAACGCTCTTCTGGAGCACAAGAAGACCGACGAGCCCGGAGTCTACGCCCTGTTCTCCAATGCCGACAACGATCATGGCTGGATGGATCAGTTGAACCGTGTCGGCATCATGATGCGGGAAAAGAACGCCGAGATCCTGAGCGATGCCGGTGACCGAAAGGTGGCCGACGATTTCGTGCGCGAGCGCATCGAAGGTGCCCGCACCTGTCTGTTCGACCTGCAGCGCCTCTGCTCTTACGGCCATTTCCGGCTGGAAGAGCACATGATGACGACGCGCGAGCTGCTGTCGGGCCTCGGCGAGGCACATTCGGCCTTCACGACCGTGCTGCTTCTGCGCCGCCACGGTGTCAATGCGCGCTTCGTCGACCTCACCGGATGGCGCGATGAGAGCCATCCGGATCTCAACGTGCGGATCGAAACGGCGTTCGCTGATATCGATCTTGCGCAGGAACTGCCGATCGCGACCGGTTACGCACAGTGCCGCGAAGGCCTGATGCGGGAATTCGATCGCGGATATTCCGAGGTGACGTTTGCCCGCATCGCTGCCCTGACCAAGGCGCGCGAAGCGGTGATCCATAAGGAGTTCCATCTGTCGAGCGCAGACCCGAAGCTCGTCGGCGTCGATGCGGTCAAGAAGATCGGGCGCACCAATTACGACGTTGCCGACCAACTGTCGAATATGGGCATGGAAGCCATCCACCCCAAGGCTGCGAAGACCCTGCGTCAGGCGGGCATCCCACTTCGCGTCGCGAACGCCTTCGAGCCGCACGATCCCGGCACCTTGATCGATGCCGAGCCGGCGAGCGAACCTCGAGTCGAGATCATCACCGGCTTGCCGGTCATTTCGCTGGAACTGTTCGAGCAGGACATGGTCGGCGTGAAGGGCTACGATGCGGCGATCCTCGACGCGCTGAAGCGTCATCGTGTCTGGATCGTTTCGAAGACATCCAATGCCAACACGATCACGCATTATCTGGAGGGGTCGCTCAAAAGCATTCGGCGGGTCGAGCATGACCTTGCCGCTCTCTATCCCTCCGCCGAGATCAAGGTCCGCAAGGTGGCTATCGTTTCTGCGATCGGACGCGAGCTACGTGGTCTCGACGTGATGCTGAACTCTCTGATCGCGCTCAAGGATGCCGGCATCGAGCCGCTCGGTGCGCATGAAACGGGCCGTGGCGTCGATGTCCAGATCGTCGTGGCGCAGGAGGCGATGGATGTCGCGGTGAAGAGCCTGCATCGCACCCTGGTCGAAGGTGAGGCCGCCGTAGAGCTCAAGGCAGCGGCCTGA
- a CDS encoding nucleoside triphosphate hydrolase produces MNFSFEDLAQQVADRASGRDRFVVALAGPPGAGKSTVAERLVKALNQRSEIAALLPMDGFHLDNIVLEARGLTHRKGAPETFDAQGYVSLLQRVRAVPAAEIAVPLFDRMLDLARAGGAIVAPHHRIIVTEGNYLLVDRFPWADLSSQFDLTIWLDVDDDTLQERLIRRWLHHGLSREAAISRALDNDMQNVSWVKRLSGPADITLR; encoded by the coding sequence ATGAACTTTAGCTTTGAGGACCTTGCGCAACAGGTCGCGGACCGTGCATCCGGTCGCGACCGCTTCGTCGTCGCCTTGGCGGGTCCTCCCGGTGCCGGCAAGTCGACCGTGGCGGAGCGGCTGGTCAAAGCGTTGAACCAAAGAAGCGAAATCGCAGCCTTACTGCCGATGGACGGGTTTCACCTCGATAACATCGTGCTCGAGGCACGGGGCCTCACGCATCGCAAAGGAGCCCCCGAGACCTTCGACGCGCAAGGCTACGTGTCCCTCCTCCAGCGCGTTCGCGCCGTTCCCGCTGCCGAGATAGCCGTCCCCTTATTCGACAGGATGCTCGATCTCGCCCGTGCCGGAGGCGCGATCGTCGCACCGCATCACCGGATCATTGTGACAGAAGGCAATTATCTCTTGGTGGACCGGTTCCCATGGGCGGACCTCTCCTCCCAGTTCGACCTGACGATCTGGCTCGATGTGGATGACGACACGCTCCAAGAGCGCCTCATCCGCCGCTGGCTTCACCACGGACTGTCGAGGGAAGCCGCCATCAGCCGTGCCCTCGACAACGACATGCAAAATGTCTCTTGGGTGAAACGCCTCTCCGGACCGGCGGACATCACGCTGCGATAG
- a CDS encoding ATP-binding cassette domain-containing protein yields MSTVSGNASRPILKARGLVKRYGRVTALDNADFDLYPGEILAVIGDNGAGKSSLIKALSGAVTIDDGEMELDGKPMRFSSPMQAREAGIETVYQTLALSPALSIADNMFLGREIRKAGPLGSIFKLLDRGAMERIAREKLSELGLMTIQNIAQPVETLSGGQRQGVAVARAAAFGSKVIIMDEPTAALGVKESRRVLELILDVRKRGIPIVLISHNMPHVFEVADRIHIHRLGRRLCVVRPGDHSMSDAVAFMTGAKSPPEDVLAA; encoded by the coding sequence ATGAGCACGGTTTCAGGAAATGCCTCTCGCCCGATCCTGAAGGCACGCGGCCTCGTGAAGCGCTATGGCCGAGTAACCGCGCTCGACAACGCCGATTTCGATCTCTATCCGGGTGAAATCCTCGCGGTGATCGGCGACAACGGGGCCGGCAAATCCTCCCTGATCAAGGCGCTCTCCGGCGCCGTCACGATCGACGATGGCGAGATGGAACTCGATGGCAAGCCAATGCGCTTCTCCTCGCCCATGCAGGCGCGCGAAGCCGGTATCGAAACCGTCTACCAGACGCTGGCGCTTTCTCCGGCGCTCTCGATTGCCGACAACATGTTTCTCGGCCGCGAGATCCGCAAGGCAGGTCCGCTCGGCTCCATCTTCAAGCTGCTCGACAGGGGCGCCATGGAGCGCATCGCCCGTGAGAAGCTCTCCGAACTCGGCCTCATGACGATCCAGAACATCGCCCAGCCAGTCGAGACCCTATCGGGCGGCCAGCGCCAGGGCGTTGCAGTTGCGCGCGCTGCTGCGTTCGGCTCCAAGGTCATCATCATGGACGAACCGACAGCGGCGCTCGGCGTCAAGGAATCCCGTCGCGTGCTTGAACTGATCCTGGATGTGCGCAAGCGCGGCATTCCGATCGTGCTCATCTCGCACAACATGCCCCATGTCTTTGAAGTGGCCGATCGCATCCACATTCACCGGCTCGGGCGAAGGCTGTGCGTTGTCCGGCCGGGCGATCATTCCATGTCCGATGCCGTCGCCTTCATGACGGGGGCAAAATCTCCGCCTGAGGATGTTCTGGCCGCATGA
- a CDS encoding ABC transporter permease translates to MTTTDQPSAAVRSRQSFEETLEASDRRVAEFEARNQTVIERLQHFLHGNPTMVPVIVLLVSVIAFGFVAGDRFFSAFNLSLIMQQVSIIGILAAAQSLVILTAGIDLSVAAIMVLMSVIMGNLAVSMGVPAPIAILIGFVGGTAAGAMNGLLVTRLKLPPFITTLGTWNIFFALNLWLSGAQSIRSQDIDAEAPILKLFGQNFGMFGAQFSYGSVLMVLIFGALWYMLNRTAWGRHVYAVGDDREAAELAGIRTNRILVSVYALAGLVCALGAWASIGRVGSVSPQSFYEGNLQSITAVVIGGISLFGGRGSIMGPLIGALIVGVFQSGLRLVGVDVLWQVFAIGWLIIIAVAIDQWIRKVSA, encoded by the coding sequence ATGACCACGACAGACCAGCCCTCGGCTGCGGTGCGAAGCCGGCAATCCTTCGAGGAAACCCTGGAGGCGAGCGACCGCAGGGTCGCTGAATTCGAAGCGCGCAATCAGACAGTCATCGAGCGGTTGCAGCACTTCCTGCATGGCAATCCGACCATGGTGCCGGTCATCGTGCTGCTGGTGTCGGTCATTGCCTTCGGGTTTGTAGCTGGCGACCGGTTCTTCTCCGCTTTCAACCTTTCGCTGATCATGCAGCAGGTCTCGATCATCGGCATCCTCGCCGCAGCTCAGAGCCTTGTCATCCTGACGGCCGGCATCGACCTTTCCGTCGCAGCCATCATGGTGCTGATGTCGGTCATCATGGGCAATCTCGCCGTGTCCATGGGCGTGCCGGCGCCAATCGCCATACTGATCGGCTTTGTCGGCGGCACTGCAGCTGGCGCCATGAACGGCCTTTTGGTCACGCGCCTCAAACTGCCGCCCTTCATCACGACGCTCGGCACCTGGAACATCTTCTTCGCGCTCAATCTCTGGCTCTCCGGAGCCCAGTCGATCCGCAGCCAGGACATCGATGCCGAGGCGCCGATCCTCAAGCTTTTCGGCCAGAACTTCGGCATGTTCGGCGCGCAATTCTCCTATGGGTCAGTGCTGATGGTGCTGATCTTCGGCGCACTCTGGTACATGCTGAACCGCACCGCCTGGGGCCGGCATGTCTACGCGGTCGGCGACGACCGGGAAGCCGCCGAACTCGCCGGCATCCGCACAAATCGAATTCTCGTCTCGGTCTATGCGCTGGCAGGCCTCGTCTGCGCGCTCGGCGCCTGGGCCTCCATTGGCCGCGTCGGCTCGGTGTCCCCCCAGAGCTTCTATGAGGGAAATCTGCAATCCATCACGGCTGTCGTCATTGGTGGCATTTCGCTGTTTGGCGGTCGTGGATCGATCATGGGCCCCTTGATCGGCGCCCTGATCGTCGGCGTCTTCCAGTCCGGCCTTCGCCTCGTCGGTGTCGATGTTCTCTGGCAGGTTTTCGCCATCGGCTGGCTCATCATCATCGCGGTCGCGATCGACCAGTGGATCAGAAAGGTTTCGGCATGA
- a CDS encoding sugar ABC transporter substrate-binding protein, with protein MTRYASLASTALAAVTAGFIMATPAKAQDTVSACLITKTDINPFFVKMKEGATAKAEELGVELSTYAGRVDGDHETQVQAVESCIASGAKGILITASDTKAIVDVLKTARDNGVLVIALDTPLEPIDAADATFATDNFKAGELIGQWAAAQLGDEAANAKIAMLDLSPSQPSVDVLRNQGFLSGFGIELGDENMIGDEEDERIVGNDVTAGNEEGGRRAMENLLQVDPEINVVYTINEPAAAGAYETLRSFGRENDVIIVSVDGGCPGVQNVQEGIIGATSQQYPLEMAALGIEAIAKFAETGEKPKPTPGLDFYDTGVQLVTDQAVDGVESISVQEGLELCWG; from the coding sequence ATGACACGCTACGCTAGTCTCGCGTCGACTGCCCTTGCCGCCGTCACCGCCGGCTTCATTATGGCCACGCCCGCCAAAGCGCAGGATACGGTCAGCGCCTGCCTTATCACAAAGACCGACATCAACCCCTTCTTCGTCAAGATGAAGGAAGGCGCCACCGCCAAGGCCGAAGAACTCGGTGTCGAGCTGTCCACCTATGCCGGCCGTGTTGATGGTGACCACGAAACCCAGGTCCAGGCGGTCGAATCCTGCATCGCCTCTGGCGCAAAGGGCATCCTGATCACGGCGTCCGACACCAAGGCGATCGTAGACGTTCTCAAGACTGCCCGAGACAACGGTGTGCTCGTCATCGCCCTCGACACGCCGCTCGAGCCCATCGACGCCGCCGACGCCACCTTCGCGACCGACAACTTCAAGGCCGGCGAACTGATCGGCCAGTGGGCGGCAGCCCAGCTCGGCGACGAAGCCGCCAACGCCAAGATCGCGATGCTGGACCTTTCGCCCAGCCAGCCTTCCGTCGACGTGCTGCGCAACCAGGGATTTCTGTCCGGCTTCGGCATCGAGCTTGGCGATGAGAACATGATCGGCGACGAGGAAGACGAACGCATCGTCGGCAACGACGTGACCGCCGGCAACGAGGAAGGTGGCCGCCGCGCCATGGAAAACCTTCTTCAGGTCGATCCGGAAATCAACGTCGTCTACACGATCAACGAACCGGCAGCGGCAGGCGCCTATGAAACGCTGCGCTCCTTCGGTCGCGAGAACGACGTGATCATCGTGTCCGTCGATGGCGGCTGCCCAGGTGTCCAGAACGTGCAGGAAGGCATCATCGGCGCAACCTCACAGCAATATCCGCTGGAGATGGCGGCGCTTGGCATCGAGGCCATCGCGAAGTTCGCCGAAACGGGCGAGAAGCCCAAGCCGACCCCGGGCCTCGACTTCTACGATACCGGCGTGCAGCTCGTGACCGATCAGGCGGTCGACGGCGTCGAGTCGATCAGCGTCCAGGAAGGCCTGGAGCTCTGCTGGGGATGA
- a CDS encoding ROK family transcriptional regulator produces MALTGGLQEAGGQQLRGSNQSGMRAYNERLVLSLVRRHAVLVKTEIARMTGLSAQTISVIMRELEADGLLVRGEPIRGKVGQPSVPLSINPEGAFFIGLKVGRRSADLIVINFLGQPVASRHAGYAYPDPDAILAFVREGLAEMIAALGADQQSRIAGLGIAMPFQLWNWHDEVGAPQAQMDRWRHFDLKREIDAICNFPVYLQNDATAACAAELIFGERASRQDFIYFYVGTFIGGGIVLNGSLYAGRSGNAGALGSMPVPGRGGRTERLLDQASIMVLERMLVADWIDPSPLWQTPEDWSQFGAHVNDWVVTVARGLAYAIVASVSIIDFETVIIDGAMPQTVRDALVSATRDAIAGMDMQGIDVPTVEAGTIGPIARALGAASLPLFDKYLIDQHTLMREA; encoded by the coding sequence ATGGCGCTGACGGGCGGGCTGCAAGAGGCCGGCGGCCAGCAATTGCGCGGCTCGAACCAGAGCGGGATGCGCGCTTACAACGAACGGCTCGTGCTGAGCCTCGTTCGTCGCCATGCCGTGCTGGTGAAGACCGAGATCGCCCGCATGACCGGCCTTTCCGCTCAAACCATCTCCGTCATCATGCGTGAACTCGAAGCCGACGGACTGCTGGTGCGCGGCGAACCCATTCGCGGCAAGGTGGGGCAACCATCTGTGCCGCTGTCGATCAATCCGGAAGGCGCCTTCTTCATCGGCCTGAAAGTCGGCCGGCGCAGCGCCGATCTCATCGTCATCAATTTCCTCGGCCAGCCGGTCGCAAGCCGGCATGCGGGCTACGCCTATCCGGATCCCGATGCCATTCTGGCCTTCGTGCGTGAGGGGCTGGCGGAGATGATCGCAGCGCTCGGTGCCGACCAGCAAAGCCGCATCGCGGGGCTCGGCATCGCCATGCCGTTTCAGCTTTGGAACTGGCACGATGAGGTCGGTGCGCCACAGGCGCAGATGGACCGGTGGCGGCATTTCGACCTGAAGCGCGAGATCGACGCGATCTGCAACTTCCCTGTCTATCTGCAGAACGACGCGACGGCGGCCTGCGCGGCGGAGCTAATCTTCGGCGAGCGCGCCAGCCGCCAGGATTTCATCTATTTCTATGTCGGCACCTTCATCGGCGGCGGCATCGTGCTCAACGGCAGTCTCTATGCGGGGCGCAGCGGTAATGCCGGCGCGCTCGGCTCCATGCCGGTGCCAGGGCGAGGGGGGCGGACCGAGCGATTGCTCGACCAGGCGTCGATCATGGTGCTCGAAAGGATGCTGGTCGCCGACTGGATCGATCCATCACCCTTGTGGCAGACGCCGGAAGACTGGTCGCAATTCGGGGCGCATGTGAATGACTGGGTCGTCACAGTTGCGAGAGGCCTTGCCTATGCCATCGTCGCATCCGTCTCGATCATCGACTTCGAAACGGTTATCATCGATGGGGCCATGCCCCAGACCGTCCGCGATGCGCTCGTCTCTGCAACCCGCGATGCGATCGCCGGAATGGATATGCAGGGCATCGACGTGCCAACCGTGGAAGCCGGCACGATCGGCCCGATCGCCCGAGCCCTCGGCGCGGCCAGTCTCCCGCTTTTCGACAAGTATCTGATCGACCAGCACACGCTGATGCGCGAAGCCTAA
- a CDS encoding aspartate aminotransferase family protein codes for MLRNDQLDQWDRENFFHPSTHMGQHERGESANRVITGGSGVYIEDRNGNRLLDGFAGLYCVNVGYGRQEIADAIAAQAKELSYYHAYVGHGTEASITLAKMVMDRMPEHMSKVYFGLGGSDANETNIKLVWYYNNILGRPEKKKIISRWRGYHGSGLMTGSLTGLTPFHNKFDLPLSQVLHTETPSYFRRPDLDMSEADFVTHCADKLEEMIAAEGADTIAAFIGEPMLGTGGIVPPPAGYWNAIQAVLDKHDILLIADEVVTGFGRLGTMTGSAHYGLKPDIITIAKGLTSAYAPLSGSVISDKVWQVMVKGSDEMGPIGHGWTYSAHPIGAAAGVANLKLVDDLGLVENAGTVGAYLNEKMKDAVADHPQVGDVRGEGMLCAVEFVDDKASRKFYDPSRKIGPAVSAAVLKQGVIGRAMPQGDILGFAPPLCLTREEADKIVDATRAAITEVFG; via the coding sequence ATGCTCAGGAACGACCAGCTCGACCAGTGGGACCGCGAGAATTTCTTCCACCCCTCCACGCATATGGGCCAGCACGAACGCGGTGAAAGCGCCAACCGCGTCATCACCGGCGGCTCGGGCGTCTATATCGAAGATCGCAACGGCAACCGCCTTCTCGATGGCTTTGCCGGCCTCTACTGCGTGAATGTCGGCTATGGCCGCCAGGAGATCGCCGATGCGATCGCCGCCCAGGCCAAGGAACTGTCCTACTATCACGCCTATGTCGGCCACGGCACAGAAGCCTCCATCACGCTCGCGAAGATGGTGATGGACCGCATGCCCGAGCACATGTCGAAGGTCTATTTCGGCCTTGGCGGCTCGGACGCGAATGAAACCAACATCAAGCTCGTCTGGTACTACAACAACATCCTCGGCCGTCCCGAGAAGAAGAAGATCATCTCGCGCTGGCGCGGCTATCATGGCTCGGGCCTGATGACCGGATCGCTGACCGGTCTGACGCCCTTCCACAACAAATTCGATCTGCCGCTCAGCCAAGTGCTGCACACCGAAACGCCGTCCTATTTCCGCCGGCCCGATCTCGACATGAGCGAAGCCGACTTCGTCACCCATTGCGCCGACAAGCTCGAAGAGATGATCGCGGCGGAAGGTGCCGACACCATTGCAGCCTTCATCGGTGAGCCGATGCTTGGCACGGGCGGCATCGTTCCCCCGCCGGCCGGTTACTGGAACGCCATCCAGGCAGTGCTCGACAAGCATGACATCCTGCTGATCGCCGACGAAGTCGTTACCGGCTTCGGCCGTCTCGGCACCATGACGGGCTCGGCGCATTACGGCCTGAAGCCCGACATCATCACCATCGCCAAGGGCCTTACCTCGGCCTATGCGCCGCTTTCCGGATCGGTCATTTCGGACAAGGTCTGGCAGGTTATGGTGAAGGGTTCCGACGAGATGGGGCCGATCGGCCACGGCTGGACCTATTCGGCGCATCCGATCGGCGCGGCCGCCGGCGTCGCGAACCTCAAACTCGTTGACGACCTCGGTCTCGTCGAGAATGCGGGAACGGTCGGCGCCTATCTGAACGAAAAGATGAAGGACGCCGTTGCGGATCACCCACAGGTTGGCGATGTCCGCGGCGAAGGCATGCTTTGTGCGGTGGAATTCGTCGACGACAAAGCGAGCCGGAAATTCTACGACCCCTCCCGCAAGATCGGTCCAGCCGTTTCAGCGGCTGTCCTGAAGCAGGGCGTCATCGGCCGCGCCATGCCGCAGGGCGACATCCTGGGCTTCGCCCCACCGCTCTGCCTGACCCGCGAGGAAGCCGACAAGATCGTCGACGCCACGCGCGCCGCGATCACTGAAGTCTTTGGCTGA